The proteins below are encoded in one region of Prevotella melaninogenica ATCC 25845:
- a CDS encoding AAA family ATPase has translation MSQKKVNIDVNTIDLDNTELQKALQIIQFTNNSLFLTGKAGTGKSTFLRYIAATTKKKHIILAPTGIAAINAGGSTLHSFFKLPFYPLVPTDKRYSARNLRSTMKYNGDKCKLLREVELIIIDEISMVRADIIDFIDKVLRIYNRNMREPFGGKQLLLVGDIYQLEPVLKEEDRRLLQPYYPSSYFFDAKVFQDYPLVSIELNKVYRQNDPHFISILDHIRTNQVTDTDFNHINERVGASLENTNKPEGDFTITLSTKRDTVDWINNEGLDSLDGDPVMFLGEIKGEFPESSLPTPIELNLKVGAHIMFIKNDIEKQWVNGTLGIIIGIDEEAGILYVHTEEGDDLQVQREMWENIRYRFNEEEQRIEEEQIGTYIQFPIKLAWAITVHKSQGLTFKNVNIDFTGGVFAGGQAYVALSRCTSLEGITLKEPLRRNEVFVRSEVTHFARHYNDNNIISTVLKQSKADKEYYDAVCAFDKGDFDAFLRSFFLAIHSRYDIERPAAKRFIRRKLDLINQLRNENEELKRQQDKKNEYLKELSVEYVMMGKECEREEMNEAAIANYEKAIALYPDNPTAQKRLKKLKPSTEKDNK, from the coding sequence ATGTCACAAAAGAAGGTAAACATAGACGTAAATACGATTGACTTGGATAATACAGAGTTGCAAAAAGCACTTCAGATTATTCAGTTTACAAACAATTCCCTATTCCTCACTGGAAAAGCAGGAACAGGAAAGTCTACATTTCTACGTTACATTGCTGCGACAACAAAGAAAAAACATATTATTCTTGCACCCACAGGCATAGCTGCTATCAATGCAGGTGGTAGTACTCTGCATAGCTTCTTCAAACTTCCATTCTATCCTCTTGTCCCAACTGACAAACGTTATTCTGCTCGTAATCTACGCAGCACAATGAAATACAATGGTGACAAGTGTAAACTTTTGCGGGAAGTCGAACTAATCATTATTGATGAGATTAGTATGGTTAGAGCTGACATCATTGACTTCATCGACAAAGTACTGCGCATATACAATCGTAATATGCGCGAGCCATTCGGCGGAAAACAACTTCTCTTGGTAGGCGACATTTATCAGTTAGAACCTGTTCTAAAGGAAGAGGATCGTCGACTCTTACAACCCTATTACCCAAGTAGCTACTTCTTTGATGCAAAGGTGTTCCAAGATTATCCACTTGTGAGTATTGAACTCAATAAAGTCTACCGTCAAAACGACCCTCACTTTATTTCCATTCTTGACCATATCCGTACGAATCAGGTCACTGACACTGATTTCAACCATATCAATGAACGTGTTGGTGCAAGTTTGGAAAATACAAACAAGCCAGAAGGAGATTTCACCATTACCCTATCGACTAAACGAGATACAGTAGACTGGATAAACAATGAAGGACTTGATAGCCTTGATGGAGATCCTGTTATGTTCTTAGGTGAAATCAAAGGAGAGTTTCCTGAGAGTAGCCTCCCTACTCCTATTGAGTTAAACCTCAAGGTGGGAGCACATATCATGTTTATCAAAAATGACATTGAGAAGCAATGGGTTAACGGAACCTTAGGTATTATTATCGGTATTGATGAGGAAGCAGGAATCCTCTATGTTCATACAGAAGAGGGAGATGACTTACAGGTGCAACGTGAGATGTGGGAGAATATAAGGTACCGATTCAATGAGGAAGAACAACGAATTGAAGAGGAACAAATAGGTACTTATATACAATTCCCCATCAAGTTGGCTTGGGCTATCACTGTACATAAGAGTCAAGGACTGACATTCAAGAATGTAAATATTGATTTCACAGGCGGTGTCTTTGCCGGTGGTCAGGCATATGTTGCTCTATCACGCTGTACAAGTCTTGAAGGTATTACACTCAAGGAACCACTACGTAGAAATGAGGTCTTTGTAAGAAGTGAGGTAACACATTTTGCCAGACACTACAACGATAATAATATTATATCGACAGTACTCAAACAGAGCAAGGCTGATAAAGAATACTACGATGCTGTATGTGCTTTCGACAAGGGAGACTTTGATGCTTTCCTGCGTAGCTTTTTTCTTGCTATTCATAGCCGTTATGATATTGAACGACCAGCAGCTAAGCGATTTATCAGACGAAAACTGGACCTCATTAACCAGCTACGTAATGAAAATGAGGAACTTAAGCGACAACAAGATAAGAAGAATGAGTATCTCAAAGAGCTGTCAGTAGAATATGTTATGATGGGTAAAGAGTGCGAGCGTGAAGAAATGAATGAGGCAGCTATTGCCAATTATGAGAAGGCTATTGCACTCTATCCTGATAATCCAACAGCACAGAAAAGATTGAAGAAATTAAAACCTTCAACCGAAAAAGATAATAAATAA
- a CDS encoding ferritin — protein sequence MNISKKMQDAFNAQIAAEMWSSNLYLQMSCWFRKEGWKGFSSWMYKQAEEERQHAMDMAQFVLHRGGEVILTSIDAVKTSWTDAKEAFVDTFAHEQKVTELINKLADVADEEKDRASQNFIAKYIDEQVEEEKNVKDILDSFAHLESHAIAHIDSKLEQAR from the coding sequence ATGAATATATCAAAGAAGATGCAGGATGCGTTCAATGCGCAGATTGCGGCAGAAATGTGGTCATCAAATCTCTATTTACAGATGTCATGCTGGTTCCGTAAGGAAGGCTGGAAGGGCTTCTCAAGTTGGATGTACAAGCAGGCTGAAGAGGAGAGACAGCACGCAATGGATATGGCTCAGTTTGTTCTTCATCGTGGTGGTGAGGTTATCCTTACCAGTATCGATGCCGTTAAGACAAGTTGGACAGACGCTAAGGAGGCCTTTGTTGATACATTTGCGCATGAGCAGAAGGTTACAGAACTTATCAACAAGTTGGCAGATGTTGCTGATGAGGAGAAGGACCGCGCATCACAGAACTTCATTGCAAAGTATATTGATGAGCAAGTAGAGGAAGAGAAGAATGTTAAGGATATTCTCGATTCATTCGCTCACTTGGAAAGCCATGCTATTGCACATATTGATAGCAAGCTTGAGCAGGCTCGTTAA
- a CDS encoding branched-chain amino acid aminotransferase, giving the protein MKDIEWSSLSFGYMPTDYNVRCYYRNGKWGEVEVSSDEYLKLHMAATCLHYGQEAFEGLKAYRCPDGKVRVFRVEENAKRLQNTSRGIVMPEVPTELFAEMVKKVVRLNQEYIPPYESGASLYIRPLLIGTSAQVGVRPAEEYCFLIFVTPVGPYFKGGFCANPYVIVRDVDRAAPLGTGMYKVGGNYAASLRANRRAHEQGYASEFYLDAKEKKYVDECGAANFFGIKDDTYVTPKSSSILPSITNKSLMQIAEDLGMKVERRPISEDELDSFEEAGACGTAAVISPISHLDDMETGKVYNFGDKPGPWSTKLYETLRSIQYGTIEDKHGWTTVVIE; this is encoded by the coding sequence ATGAAGGATATAGAATGGTCAAGTTTATCATTTGGCTATATGCCAACTGATTATAATGTTCGCTGTTACTATCGCAATGGAAAGTGGGGTGAGGTAGAAGTCAGTTCAGATGAGTATCTTAAACTTCACATGGCAGCAACTTGTCTTCACTATGGTCAAGAGGCTTTTGAGGGATTGAAGGCATATCGTTGTCCAGATGGTAAAGTGCGTGTTTTTCGTGTAGAAGAAAATGCAAAACGTTTGCAGAATACAAGTCGTGGTATTGTAATGCCAGAAGTACCAACAGAGTTGTTTGCAGAAATGGTTAAAAAAGTTGTTCGTCTTAATCAAGAATATATCCCACCTTACGAGAGTGGTGCTTCACTCTATATTCGTCCGTTGTTAATTGGTACATCTGCTCAGGTGGGTGTTCGTCCAGCAGAGGAATATTGCTTCTTAATCTTTGTTACTCCTGTTGGTCCTTACTTTAAGGGTGGCTTCTGTGCTAATCCTTATGTTATTGTTCGTGATGTTGACCGTGCTGCTCCATTGGGAACTGGTATGTATAAGGTTGGTGGTAACTATGCTGCATCACTTAGAGCAAATCGTCGTGCACATGAGCAAGGTTATGCCTCAGAGTTCTATTTGGATGCAAAGGAGAAGAAGTATGTTGACGAGTGTGGTGCAGCCAACTTCTTTGGTATCAAGGATGATACTTATGTTACTCCTAAGTCAAGTTCTATCTTGCCATCTATAACGAACAAGAGTCTGATGCAGATTGCTGAAGACCTTGGAATGAAGGTAGAGCGTCGTCCTATTTCAGAAGATGAATTGGATAGCTTTGAAGAAGCTGGTGCTTGTGGTACAGCAGCAGTTATCTCTCCGATATCACATCTTGATGATATGGAGACGGGTAAAGTTTATAATTTTGGTGACAAACCAGGACCATGGTCTACCAAGCTTTATGAAACTCTCCGTAGTATTCAGTATGGCACGATAGAAGACAAGCATGGTTGGACAACTGTAGTAATTGAATAA
- the xseB gene encoding exodeoxyribonuclease VII small subunit, translated as MKEIKYEEAVHKLEAIVDKMERGELDIDSMAAQLKEAQELVKLCKQKLKRTDNEIQKLLEKQ; from the coding sequence ATGAAAGAAATAAAATACGAAGAAGCAGTTCATAAATTGGAAGCTATTGTAGATAAAATGGAACGTGGAGAACTTGATATAGACTCTATGGCCGCCCAATTAAAAGAAGCTCAAGAGTTAGTAAAGCTCTGTAAACAAAAGCTTAAGCGTACCGACAACGAGATTCAAAAGCTTTTAGAAAAGCAATAA
- the xseA gene encoding exodeoxyribonuclease VII large subunit, whose protein sequence is MTKALSLFELNSLVADVIDATLSRSYWVEAELSEARENRGHCYMELIEKNEGSNVPIARASAKCWSNIWTLIKPAFIRITGQEIRAGMKVMLQVHAQFHPQYGFSWIVDDINPEYTMGDMMRKRQEIIRQLKAEGVFDLQKELCLPMFAQRIAVISSETAAGYGDFCNQLETNDYGLYFHVELFPAIMQGDSVEQSIINALNQINSREEDFDCVVIIRGGGATADLSGFDTLNLAENVANFPLPIITGIGHERDESILDMVSFQRMKTPTAAAAYLIDHIASTLMRVENAQAAIIDGVKKALEVEKMRIQHIGSHIPVLFSVVRTKQDAWLEGLSQRLVMRMNEAIKQAEFYLSTLQNCMLLTLQNKLSVEQHRLDILEQRARLLDPSLLLKRGYSITLCNGRTIRNAKDLKIGDTITTRFETGEVESKVERLS, encoded by the coding sequence ATGACCAAAGCACTTTCGTTATTTGAATTAAACAGTCTTGTCGCAGATGTGATAGACGCAACCCTGTCACGTTCTTATTGGGTGGAAGCAGAATTGTCTGAGGCCCGTGAGAATCGTGGACACTGTTATATGGAGCTGATTGAGAAGAACGAAGGGAGCAATGTACCTATAGCACGTGCTTCAGCAAAGTGTTGGAGCAACATTTGGACACTTATTAAGCCAGCTTTTATTCGTATTACAGGTCAGGAAATACGAGCTGGAATGAAAGTAATGTTACAAGTTCATGCTCAATTTCATCCTCAGTATGGCTTCTCTTGGATAGTTGATGATATCAATCCTGAGTATACGATGGGTGATATGATGCGTAAGCGGCAAGAGATTATCCGTCAATTAAAGGCAGAAGGAGTCTTTGATTTGCAAAAAGAACTTTGTCTTCCGATGTTTGCTCAGCGTATAGCTGTTATCTCTTCTGAGACCGCTGCTGGTTATGGTGACTTCTGTAATCAGTTAGAAACTAATGATTATGGACTCTATTTCCACGTAGAATTGTTTCCTGCTATTATGCAGGGCGACTCTGTTGAACAGAGTATAATAAACGCATTGAATCAAATCAATAGTCGTGAAGAAGATTTCGATTGTGTTGTTATCATTCGTGGTGGTGGCGCAACAGCCGACCTTAGCGGTTTTGATACCTTGAATCTTGCTGAGAATGTGGCAAACTTTCCATTACCAATTATAACAGGTATTGGGCACGAACGTGATGAAAGCATCTTGGATATGGTATCGTTTCAACGTATGAAAACGCCAACTGCCGCTGCTGCTTATCTCATAGACCATATTGCTTCAACGTTGATGAGAGTAGAAAACGCGCAAGCTGCGATAATCGATGGTGTGAAGAAGGCCTTAGAGGTTGAGAAAATGCGTATTCAACATATTGGTTCACATATTCCAGTATTGTTCTCTGTGGTTCGTACAAAGCAGGATGCTTGGCTTGAAGGCTTATCCCAACGGCTGGTGATGAGAATGAATGAAGCTATAAAACAGGCAGAATTTTATTTAAGCACGTTACAAAATTGTATGTTACTGACACTGCAAAATAAGTTGTCTGTTGAGCAGCATCGACTCGATATACTTGAGCAGCGAGCAAGGTTACTTGATCCTTCTTTACTCTTAAAGCGTGGGTACAGTATTACATTGTGTAATGGTAGGACAATTCGTAACGCTAAAGACTTAAAGATAGGTGATACGATAACAACACGTTTTGAGACTGGCGAGGTAGAGAGTAAGGTGGAACGTTTATCCTAA
- a CDS encoding S8 family peptidase, which produces MKQTYLRNYIIFLFILVSATLLASNKSGGLISYPGGKCYMFRVTLKDKNGTPYSLDKPEKFLSKASLLRRERQGLKLDSTDLPVSPDYIQQIKKRGGKVVAVSKWNNSVLVRGNNRQTLEDLKVLSFVKDSKLVFVSPDSIRPLSQRVRYNSELQSLDSTVHDYYGMGKGQIESLNGRKLHNLGFMGQGMTIAVLDAGFMNVDKIAAFRNLNIKGTHNFVAGYDNDVYKEMDHGTKTLSTIAMNQPTVFVGTAPKADFWLLRTEDYSTESPAEEDFWIAAVEFSDSVGVDIISSSLGYHGFDDISMNYRYADLNGRTAAISQAASRLASKGMILVNSAGNDGMGTWKKINVPADAHDILTVGAVSLDKVNAPFSSIGPTADGRIKPDVMAYGCPTNVVSGRGYIIPDNGTSFACPLIAGMVACLWQACPNKSAKEIIDIIRQSGNNCQSPDNIMGYGIPDFWSAYQSATRYNQ; this is translated from the coding sequence ATGAAACAAACTTATCTCAGAAATTATATTATATTCCTATTTATACTGGTCAGCGCTACTTTATTAGCTTCTAATAAGAGTGGTGGCTTGATAAGTTACCCAGGAGGAAAGTGTTATATGTTCCGTGTTACTTTAAAAGATAAGAATGGAACACCTTATTCCTTGGATAAACCAGAGAAATTTCTATCAAAAGCTTCTCTTCTTCGACGTGAACGTCAGGGATTAAAGCTTGATTCGACAGACCTACCGGTATCACCAGATTATATTCAACAGATAAAGAAGAGAGGTGGTAAGGTTGTTGCTGTGAGTAAATGGAATAACTCTGTTCTTGTGCGTGGCAATAATCGCCAAACGTTAGAAGACTTAAAAGTATTGTCTTTTGTGAAAGATAGTAAGCTGGTATTTGTCTCTCCAGACTCTATCCGTCCACTTTCTCAACGTGTTCGTTATAATTCTGAACTTCAATCTCTTGATTCTACGGTTCACGACTATTATGGTATGGGTAAGGGGCAAATTGAGAGTTTGAATGGTAGAAAGCTGCACAACCTTGGTTTTATGGGACAAGGTATGACTATCGCAGTGTTGGATGCAGGCTTTATGAATGTGGATAAGATTGCTGCCTTTAGGAATCTCAATATAAAAGGTACACATAACTTTGTTGCAGGGTACGATAATGATGTCTATAAAGAGATGGATCATGGTACTAAGACTTTGTCAACAATAGCGATGAACCAGCCTACGGTGTTTGTGGGTACTGCTCCTAAAGCTGATTTCTGGTTGCTTCGTACGGAAGACTATTCGACAGAAAGTCCTGCAGAAGAAGATTTTTGGATAGCTGCAGTTGAGTTTTCTGATTCTGTAGGTGTTGATATCATTAGTTCATCTTTGGGCTATCACGGCTTTGATGACATATCTATGAACTATCGTTACGCAGATTTAAATGGACGAACTGCAGCAATTTCTCAAGCAGCATCACGTTTGGCAAGTAAGGGAATGATACTTGTAAATAGTGCAGGTAACGATGGTATGGGAACTTGGAAGAAGATTAATGTTCCTGCTGATGCTCATGATATTCTTACCGTGGGAGCAGTTTCTCTTGATAAAGTTAATGCTCCTTTTTCATCGATAGGTCCTACAGCTGATGGGCGTATTAAGCCAGATGTAATGGCTTATGGATGTCCAACAAATGTCGTATCGGGTAGGGGATATATCATACCAGACAATGGAACATCGTTCGCTTGTCCACTCATAGCTGGTATGGTAGCCTGTTTGTGGCAGGCATGCCCTAATAAATCAGCAAAAGAGATAATAGATATTATTCGTCAATCGGGAAATAATTGTCAATCTCCTGACAATATAATGGGATATGGTATACCTGACTTTTGGTCAGCCTATCAGTCAGCAACTCGTTATAATCAGTAA
- a CDS encoding threonine/serine exporter ThrE family protein produces MDEKQMDCSKKTLRRKLDLLLRTGQILMESSADTSRVKRNMERTAAYLGLPKENLHMNIDYYMLQVNVSDEYHSFSKMQRCDKHVINMLAIQEVSKLSWRAIQKDYSLDKYEEELEKIANGKHYYKDWIIAIGAGLACGGFCIQFGCDWTAFFYASIAAILGNRLRMFLNHSGSNLYANFAVAAFVSTILAWLSSFLSTPTVQAALPEFLRPILFTETPWHPLLACALYIVPGVPLINAVNDLLDNHINTGLVRAMNTLLIVIAMSFGIMLAIKCGSFDGFAKDLPTIPHHSFYVYAVAAAISAMGFATIYNIPYRLMPWIAVGGIICVCTRNFVFLDPSTGNAGLGLGIVVGSLCGSALISIINIKAVHILHTPHQCITIPAVIPIVPGVLMYRALYGFMGMQGVVGEVTHAMSFAINGSLVLVCIALGVAIPNIFAKKWIAPHRKAKLQRMIDERRQRGKFVDLHQYNI; encoded by the coding sequence ATGGACGAAAAACAGATGGATTGTTCCAAGAAAACCCTTCGTAGAAAACTCGATTTGCTCCTTCGTACAGGGCAAATTCTTATGGAAAGTTCTGCTGATACGAGTCGTGTGAAGCGAAATATGGAGCGTACAGCAGCTTATTTGGGACTTCCCAAAGAGAATCTGCACATGAACATTGATTATTATATGTTGCAGGTGAATGTTAGTGACGAATATCATAGTTTTTCTAAGATGCAGCGTTGTGATAAGCATGTAATTAATATGCTTGCTATTCAGGAAGTTTCAAAACTCTCATGGCGTGCTATTCAAAAGGACTATTCGTTAGACAAGTATGAAGAGGAACTTGAGAAGATTGCTAATGGTAAACACTATTACAAGGATTGGATAATTGCTATTGGTGCAGGACTTGCTTGTGGTGGATTCTGTATTCAGTTCGGTTGTGATTGGACAGCTTTCTTCTATGCTTCTATTGCCGCTATATTGGGTAATCGTCTTCGTATGTTCTTGAATCATTCTGGTTCTAATCTTTATGCTAACTTTGCTGTTGCGGCTTTTGTTAGTACAATTCTTGCATGGTTGTCGTCTTTTCTCTCTACACCTACCGTTCAAGCAGCGCTACCAGAGTTCCTTCGTCCAATTCTGTTTACAGAAACTCCTTGGCATCCACTCTTAGCTTGTGCCCTTTATATTGTTCCAGGAGTCCCTTTAATAAACGCTGTTAATGACTTGTTAGACAATCATATAAACACGGGATTAGTCCGTGCAATGAACACGCTTCTTATTGTCATAGCAATGTCATTTGGTATTATGTTGGCAATTAAGTGTGGTAGTTTTGATGGTTTTGCAAAAGACCTCCCTACTATTCCTCATCACTCTTTCTATGTCTATGCTGTTGCTGCTGCAATTTCTGCTATGGGCTTTGCAACGATTTATAATATTCCATATCGTTTAATGCCTTGGATTGCGGTTGGAGGTATAATCTGTGTTTGTACGCGTAACTTCGTTTTCCTTGACCCTTCAACAGGAAATGCTGGTCTTGGACTTGGAATAGTTGTTGGTTCACTTTGTGGCTCGGCATTGATATCTATCATTAATATTAAGGCTGTCCATATCCTCCATACACCACATCAGTGTATCACTATTCCTGCTGTTATCCCTATTGTTCCAGGTGTATTAATGTATCGTGCACTTTATGGTTTTATGGGGATGCAGGGTGTTGTTGGAGAAGTAACGCATGCTATGTCTTTTGCAATCAATGGTTCGTTAGTCTTAGTTTGTATTGCTCTTGGTGTTGCTATTCCTAACATTTTTGCGAAAAAATGGATTGCGCCACATCGCAAGGCAAAGCTACAACGTATGATTGATGAGCGTCGCCAGCGTGGTAAGTTCGTTGATTTGCATCAGTATAATATATAA
- a CDS encoding YhcG family protein, with protein sequence MSFINTVNTEDLYHKVARLIEDSRARMVTSINLAEVYTKFRIGQYIVEEEQRGETRAQYGKQVLQSLATKLTKNFGNGWSYSNLRQMRQFFVIYSNLTTTGCQIDDFTPKFTLSWSHYLLLMRVEDPDARRFYEIESSQQQWSKRQLSRQIGSSLYERLALSRDKEGVMRLAQKGQVVEKPSDIIKDPITLEFLGLKPDSLYSESKLENAIIGRMQQFLLELGKGFLFEARQKRFTFEERHFYVDLVFYNRLLQCYVLIDLKTGSLSHQDLGQMQMYVNYYDRYIRQDFENPTIGILLCENKNDALVELTLPPNANIYASAYQLYLPDKTLLQSKVKEWISEFRDNAE encoded by the coding sequence ATGAGTTTTATAAATACTGTAAATACAGAAGACCTTTACCACAAAGTTGCACGACTTATAGAAGATAGTCGCGCTCGTATGGTTACATCAATAAATTTAGCAGAGGTATACACAAAGTTTCGTATTGGACAATATATTGTAGAAGAAGAACAACGTGGTGAGACAAGAGCTCAGTATGGAAAACAAGTTCTCCAATCGCTTGCCACTAAACTTACCAAAAACTTTGGTAACGGATGGAGCTATTCTAATTTGCGCCAAATGCGACAATTCTTTGTAATATATAGCAATTTGACAACCACTGGCTGTCAAATTGACGATTTTACTCCAAAGTTCACATTGTCGTGGTCGCACTACTTGCTTCTAATGCGTGTTGAAGACCCCGATGCTCGCAGGTTTTACGAAATAGAAAGTTCACAACAACAGTGGTCCAAACGTCAACTATCAAGACAAATAGGAAGCAGTCTTTACGAAAGACTGGCTCTCAGCCGAGACAAGGAGGGAGTGATGCGGCTTGCTCAAAAGGGGCAAGTTGTAGAGAAGCCATCCGACATCATTAAGGATCCAATTACGTTGGAATTTTTAGGTTTAAAGCCCGACAGCCTATACTCTGAGTCAAAATTAGAGAATGCCATAATCGGACGTATGCAACAATTTTTATTGGAGTTAGGGAAAGGGTTTCTTTTTGAAGCACGGCAAAAGCGATTTACCTTTGAAGAAAGACATTTTTATGTGGACTTAGTCTTTTACAATCGATTATTACAATGTTATGTATTGATAGACCTTAAGACAGGAAGCTTATCCCATCAGGATTTGGGACAGATGCAGATGTATGTCAACTATTATGATCGCTATATCAGACAAGATTTTGAAAACCCAACAATCGGTATTTTGCTCTGCGAGAACAAAAACGATGCATTAGTAGAACTTACTCTGCCCCCAAATGCAAATATCTATGCTTCTGCTTATCAATTGTATCTTCCCGACAAAACTCTGCTACAATCAAAGGTCAAAGAATGGATTTCTGAATTTAGAGACAACGCTGAATGA